A segment of the Streptomyces sp. NBC_01235 genome:
CCTACGTCGAGGCCCACGGCACCGGCACCAGGCGCGGCGACCCGACCGAGGCGGCGGCCATCGGCCGGGTGATCGGCCAGGCCCCGCAGCGGGCGGGCCGGCCCCTCCCCGTCGGGTCCGTGAAGAGCAACATCGGCCACCTGGAGGCCGCCGCCGGGTTCGCCGGCCTGTTCAAGGCCGTCCTGTCCCTGCGACACGGTGTGGTGCCGCCCAGCCTGCACTCCGCCGAGCTCAACCCGAAAATCCCCTTCGACGACCTCAACCTGCACGTCGTGCAGAAGCCGCTGCCGCTGCCCGAGGACGGCCCCGTCTATCTGGGCGTCAGCTCCTTCGGCTGGGGCGGCACCAACGCCCACGCCGTCGTCACCGGCCCACCGCCCGAGCGGCCCGCCGCCGTGGAACCGCCCGTCGACACGACGGCACCCTTCTTGATGCCGCTGAGCGGTCACACCCCGGCCGCGCTCGCCCAGCGGGCCCGAGACGTGCGCCACGCGCTCCAGCGGCCCGGCGCCGAACCCCGGAGGCTGGCCGGGGCGTTGGGTTGGCAGCGCGACCACTTTCCGTTCCGGGCCGCTGCGGTGGCCACCGACACGGGTGAACTGACCGCCCTGCTCGAGAAGTTCGCCGCGGATCCCGACAGCGAGCTGCCCGCAGTGGTGACCGGCCGGGCCCGGGAGCACGGCCGTACCGCCTTCGTGTTTCCCGGACAGGGCTGGCAGTGGGCGGCGATGGGCCGTCGTCTGTACGCCTCCGACCCGGTCTTCGCGGCCTCGGTCGACCGCTGTGCCGCCGCCCTGGCCCCGCACGTGGACTGGGACCTCACCGACATCATCGCCGGGGGCACCGGGGACACGTGGCTGGGGCGGGTCGACATCGTGCAGCCGGTGCTCTGGGCCGTCTGCGTGGGACTGGCCGAGGTCTGGCGGGCGGCGGGTGTCGAACCGGACGTCGTCGTCGGCCACAGCCAGGGCGAGATCGCCGCCGCGACCGTGGCAGGCATCCTGTCCGTGGAGGATGCCGCCCTCGTCGTGGCCCGCCGGAGCGCGGTCCTGCTGCGCACCAGCGCCGGCACCGGCCGCATGCTCGCCGTGGACCTGGACGCGGACGCGGCGCGCGCCGCGCTGGAGGGCTTCGAGGACAGCGTCGCGCTGGCCGTGCACAACGGCCCCCGCTCGTGCGTCCTGTCGGGCGAGACCGACTCGGTGCTGCTGCTGAAGGAACTCCTGGAGGCCGACGGCACGTTCTGCCGTCTGGTCGACGTCGACTACGCCTCCCACAGCCCGCTGATGCGAGGCCTGACCGACGAACTGCACGAGGTGCTGGCACCCGCCCGGCCCCGCCGGGCCGACTTGCCGCTGATGTCGACGGTGCGCACGCAACTGCTGCACGGGCCGGAGATGGACGCCGCGTACTGGGTGGAGAACCTGGGCCGCCCGGTGCTGTTCGCCGACGCCGTCCGCATCCTGATCGACCAGGGCGTCACCCACTTCGTGGAGATCAGCGCCCACCCGGTGCTGCTCCCGGCGCTGGAGCAACTGGCTGCCTCGGATCCCGAGCCGCCGGCCCTCCAAGGCACCCTGCACCGCGACCGGGGTGCCCCGGAGGACCTCGCCGAGTCGTTCGCCCAGGCGTACGTGTCGGGGCTCACCCCCTTCGGGCGGGTGCCGCTGGGCCGGGACGCGCACGTGCCGACGTACCCGTGGCAGCGGGAGCGGCACTGGGTGGACTCGGTACGCCGGCCGGCGGACCGCGCCGCCTCCTTCGCCCTCCCGCTCGCGCCGGTGCCCGCCGAGGCCGACACCTGGCACGGCACGCTCGACCTCGACACCGTGGCCCACCCCTGGCTCGACGACCACCGGGTGCACGACGCGGTCGTCGTCCCGGCCGCGGCCGCCGTCGAACTCTGCCTGGGCACAGCCTCCGCGCGCACCGGCGGCCTGCCGTCCGCGCTGCACGGCCTTGCCCTGCAGCACGACATGACGCTCGCCGACGACGCCCTGCGGCTGGGTGTCCTCTGGCGCGAGGACGCGGCCGACGGCGCCGGAGTCGAGCTGCTCTCGCTGCCGACGGGTGCCGGCGTCTGGACCCGGCACACCACGGCTCGTGTGTCGTACGGGCACGACGCCCCGACCGCCCCGGAATTCCCCGAGGCCCTGCTCCGGGCGTCGGCCACGGACCCCGACGCCTTCTACGACGCCTGCGCCGCCCGAGGCCTGCAGTACGGCCCTGCCTTTCGCAGCGTGCGCGAGCTGTACGCCACCGCCGACGAGGCGCTCGGGCTGCTCCGGCTCGACGAGCGCTGCCGGATGGGTGCCCGCCGCTTCACCCTCCACCCGGCGCTGTGGGACGGCGCGTTGCAGCTGTCGCTCCCGCTGTCGGACGAGACGGGCACGCTCGTGCCGGTCGGCGTCGACCGCATCGACCTGTTCCCCGGCCTGCCGGCGGAGGTCACCGAGCTGTGGGCGCACGCCCGCCGCCGCCCCGACGGCCGCTTCGACCTGTGGCTGTACGACACCGACCGCTGCCCCCTGGTCCGGCTGACGGGACTCGAACTGCACCCCTTGGCCCTGGAGGGCGACGTGGACCCCGCCCTGGAGCGGGTGCACCGGTTCGCCTTCCACGAGGTCGAGCCGGGCGAGGGGGCCGGCCGCGAGGCACGGTGGCTGGTCTGCGGCCCCGAGGCGTCGTCCGGCACGGTGACGGAACTCGCGGCCGCCCTGGGCGCCGAAGGGGTCGCTCTGCCGGAGGCGGACGCCGCCGACCGTGCCGCCTGGGCCGGGGTGCTGCGCCGGGCGGCGGACGTCACCGACCTTGTGTTCGCCGCCCCCGACGCCACGGCCGGGGAGGCCGCGCAGCGGGCCGGGCTGACCGTGCTGTCCGCCCTGGCGGGCGCGGCCCTCGACCGGCCGACCGCACCGCGGCTGACCGTGCTGACCACGCACGCCCAGGCGACGGCCGACGAGCGGCCCGACCCCGGCGCCGCCCTGTACTGGGGCTTCACCCGGGTCCTGCGCGGCGAGCATCCGGTTCTCGCCGCCGCCCTCGTCGACCGGGCGGCCGAGGACGGCTGGGCGTCGTACGCCGTACGCGAACTGCGCGAGGAACAGCGGGAGGACCAGGTCCTGCTGCGGGCGGGCCGACGGCTCGCGGGCCGACTGGAGCGCACCGCCGGGCCGGGCACGGACGCGTCGACGCCCGTGCCGTACACGACCGGTCAGCCGTTCCGGCTGCATCCCGGACCGCGGCCCGGCCAGTGGGAGTCGCTGCGTTTCCTGCCGCTGGTGCGCCGCGCGCCCGGCCCCGGCGAGATCGAGATCGAGGTGGATGCCACGTCCCTGAACTTCATCGACGTGATGAAGGCGATGGGCACCTACCCCGACGAGTCCGGCGGCAAGGAGTTGCTCGGCGGTGACTGCGCCGGCCGGGTCGTCGCGGTGGGCCCGGACACCACCGGGTTCCGGGTCGGTGACCGTGTGGTGGCCTGCAAGTTCGGTGCGATGGTCTCCCACCTGACGCTGAGTGCCGCGCACGCCCGCCTCGTCCCCGCCGGTATGTCCCAGGCCGAGGCCGCCACGCTGCCGCTGGTCGTCGCCACCGCCTGGTACGCGCTGCACGACCTGGCCCGGGTAGAGGAGGGCGACCGCGTCCTGATCCACTCGGCGGCCGGCGGCCTCGGTCTCGCCGCCGTCCAGGTCGCCCACCTCCTCGGCGCCGAGGTGATCGCCACGGCGGGCAGCCCCGCCAAGCGCGACCATCTTCGCGGTCTCGGCGTGCGGCACGTCTTCGACTCCCGCGACCTGGCGTGGGCCGACGCAGTGCTCGACCTCACCGGCGGCCGGGGCGTCGACGTCGTCCTCAACTCGCTGACGGGCGCGGCCCTGACCCGGGGTCTGGACGTGCTGGCCGAGGACGGCCGGTTCCTGGAGGTCGGCAAGAAGGACATCTACGGCGGCCGCCGGCTCGACCTGCACGCCTTCCGCAAGGGCATCAGCTTCGCGGCCGTCGACCTCGAAGGACTGGTGATGCGCCGTCCGGAGCGGTTCACCCGGATCCTCCACGCCGTGTGGGACGAGGTCGCCGCGGGCCGTATCCGCCCGCTGCCCGTCATCCCCCACACCTTCGACCGGGCAGCCGAGGCGCTGCGTGCCATGTCGCACGGCGACCACATCGGCAAGTTCGTCCTGCACGAGCCGCACCGGGTGCGCCGGGTGGTCGCGGACCCGTTGTCGTACGGGAGTTTCCGTCCCGACGGCAGCTATCTGATCACCGGCGGTCTGGGCGACCTCGGCCTCTCGCTCGCCGAGCACCTGGCCGAGCGCGGGGCCACGGCCCTCGTCCTGCTGGGCCGCTCGGAGCCCAGCCCGGAGGCCGCCGCCCGCGTGGAGGCGCTGCGTGCGGCCGGCGTCACGGTGAGCGTGGCGCGGGCGGACATCGCCGACGAGGCGGCGCTGGCGGCCGTCCTGCCCCGGATACGCGCCGAACTGCCGCCGCTGCGTGGCGTGTTCCACGCGGCTGGGATCCTCGACGACGGCTTGGTGCAGGGGCTGGACGCCGCACAGGTCACCCGGGTGCTGGCACCCAAGGTGGACGGCGCCCGCCATCTGGACCGGCTGACCGCCGATGACCCGCTGGACCTCTTCGTCATGTTCTCCTCGGCCGCGGGCCTGGTGGGCAACGTCGGCCAGGCGGCCTACGCGGCCGCCAACACCTATCTCGACGCCCTCGCGGTCGCCCGTCGGCACGCGGGCCGCCCGGGCCTGAGCGTCCAGTGGGGCAGCTTCGACGGCATGGGACTGGCCGCCCGCAGCGAGAACCGCGGCGCCCGTCTCGCGGACCGTGGGATGCCCCCGTTCCCGGCGGCCGACGCCTGGCGGGCGCTGGAGGAGTTCCTGCGTGACGGCGAGACGGTCGTGGGCTATCTGTCACTCGACGCGCGACGCTGGTTCGAGACCTACCCGGCGACGGCGAGCCTGCCCAGTTGGAGCGGGCTGGCGGCGGCCGGCCAGTCCACCGGCTCCGCCACGGGCGGTGCGTTCCGGCAACGGCTCGCCGCCTGCGCCCCCGAGGGCCGCCCCGACCTCGTCGAGCAGCGGGTACGGCATCTGGCGGGCCGGGTGCTGCGCATCGCCGCGGACTCCGTCGACCGCGAGACACCGCTGAAGTCCCTCGGCCTGGACTCGCTGATGAGCCTGGAACTGCGCAACCGCCTGGAGGCCGACTTCGGCCTGAAGCTGTCACCGACGCTGCTGTGGACGTACGCCAGCCTCCGGCCGCTGTCCCAGGCGCTCATGGAGCGGGTAGAGGCAGAACTCGCGGACGGGGAAAAGCGATGAGCGAGCCGACGGCATCAGGGGCGACGCCGGTCAGCCGGGCCATGCAGACCATCCGCGGGCTGCGTGCGGAACTCGCCGCGCTGCGCGGGGGACGGACCGTGGCCGTCGTCGGGGTCGGGCTGCGCGCCCCGGGCGGCGTCGCCGACATGGACGGCTACTGGCGGCTGCTGGCCGCCGGCGGCGACGCGGTCCGGCCCATCCCCGAGCATCGG
Coding sequences within it:
- a CDS encoding type I polyketide synthase, with product MKQDPAEQIAIVGMAGRFPEAPDLDSFWQLLIEGGDAIRPVPADRWNAQELLDPEKWIQDRGGFLADADQFDAAFFGISPREAKVMDPQQRLLLEAAWQAVEDAGVPAASLRGSRIGVYSAGIWHDYENLRNNRGVPISQHSIAGTSLDMLSARVSYFMGLMGPSLNLETGCSSALVALHLACQAIRVGEVDGALVGAANLMVTPEVTIGLTHFGGLSPNARCATFGAGADGFVRGEGAAAVYLKRLDRALRDGDRVHAVIAGTAINNDGGGPSLVTPSQEGQEDVLRQVYEKSGVPLDRVAYVEAHGTGTRRGDPTEAAAIGRVIGQAPQRAGRPLPVGSVKSNIGHLEAAAGFAGLFKAVLSLRHGVVPPSLHSAELNPKIPFDDLNLHVVQKPLPLPEDGPVYLGVSSFGWGGTNAHAVVTGPPPERPAAVEPPVDTTAPFLMPLSGHTPAALAQRARDVRHALQRPGAEPRRLAGALGWQRDHFPFRAAAVATDTGELTALLEKFAADPDSELPAVVTGRAREHGRTAFVFPGQGWQWAAMGRRLYASDPVFAASVDRCAAALAPHVDWDLTDIIAGGTGDTWLGRVDIVQPVLWAVCVGLAEVWRAAGVEPDVVVGHSQGEIAAATVAGILSVEDAALVVARRSAVLLRTSAGTGRMLAVDLDADAARAALEGFEDSVALAVHNGPRSCVLSGETDSVLLLKELLEADGTFCRLVDVDYASHSPLMRGLTDELHEVLAPARPRRADLPLMSTVRTQLLHGPEMDAAYWVENLGRPVLFADAVRILIDQGVTHFVEISAHPVLLPALEQLAASDPEPPALQGTLHRDRGAPEDLAESFAQAYVSGLTPFGRVPLGRDAHVPTYPWQRERHWVDSVRRPADRAASFALPLAPVPAEADTWHGTLDLDTVAHPWLDDHRVHDAVVVPAAAAVELCLGTASARTGGLPSALHGLALQHDMTLADDALRLGVLWREDAADGAGVELLSLPTGAGVWTRHTTARVSYGHDAPTAPEFPEALLRASATDPDAFYDACAARGLQYGPAFRSVRELYATADEALGLLRLDERCRMGARRFTLHPALWDGALQLSLPLSDETGTLVPVGVDRIDLFPGLPAEVTELWAHARRRPDGRFDLWLYDTDRCPLVRLTGLELHPLALEGDVDPALERVHRFAFHEVEPGEGAGREARWLVCGPEASSGTVTELAAALGAEGVALPEADAADRAAWAGVLRRAADVTDLVFAAPDATAGEAAQRAGLTVLSALAGAALDRPTAPRLTVLTTHAQATADERPDPGAALYWGFTRVLRGEHPVLAAALVDRAAEDGWASYAVRELREEQREDQVLLRAGRRLAGRLERTAGPGTDASTPVPYTTGQPFRLHPGPRPGQWESLRFLPLVRRAPGPGEIEIEVDATSLNFIDVMKAMGTYPDESGGKELLGGDCAGRVVAVGPDTTGFRVGDRVVACKFGAMVSHLTLSAAHARLVPAGMSQAEAATLPLVVATAWYALHDLARVEEGDRVLIHSAAGGLGLAAVQVAHLLGAEVIATAGSPAKRDHLRGLGVRHVFDSRDLAWADAVLDLTGGRGVDVVLNSLTGAALTRGLDVLAEDGRFLEVGKKDIYGGRRLDLHAFRKGISFAAVDLEGLVMRRPERFTRILHAVWDEVAAGRIRPLPVIPHTFDRAAEALRAMSHGDHIGKFVLHEPHRVRRVVADPLSYGSFRPDGSYLITGGLGDLGLSLAEHLAERGATALVLLGRSEPSPEAAARVEALRAAGVTVSVARADIADEAALAAVLPRIRAELPPLRGVFHAAGILDDGLVQGLDAAQVTRVLAPKVDGARHLDRLTADDPLDLFVMFSSAAGLVGNVGQAAYAAANTYLDALAVARRHAGRPGLSVQWGSFDGMGLAARSENRGARLADRGMPPFPAADAWRALEEFLRDGETVVGYLSLDARRWFETYPATASLPSWSGLAAAGQSTGSATGGAFRQRLAACAPEGRPDLVEQRVRHLAGRVLRIAADSVDRETPLKSLGLDSLMSLELRNRLEADFGLKLSPTLLWTYASLRPLSQALMERVEAELADGEKR